The Malus domestica chromosome 10, GDT2T_hap1 nucleotide sequence ATTATATAGGTAGTGTTTAGTTAGTATTCATTTTCTCCATCAACGGCGTTTTCGTAGAATTGTATATCTAAGTTGTATGGCATGAGGAGTAAACTTTAGCTCTAAAAATGACGAGTAAGGCCCGGGCGAGGCATGTCAGCCTGCTCAGAAATTTCATTGCAAGAATACTGAGATTTTAGAAAAATTACCCTTCGACGAGTTACTCTAGATGCTTTCCAGCAAAGCAAACTTCTCGAACGAGATTCCAGTCTCCTGTGATTTAGAAAGAATCAGTACGATTTCAAATAAAAAGAACTAATCAAGAGTATAAGATATTGAAGCTTATGAAATAACCTTGTACAACCAACTATATGTCCTAACTTACAAGTTACTTGAAACGAAAAGATGAAGTAAACGGAATTGCGCTACTTACAAATTATCTTGTTCGAGCTTTTCAGCAATAGAAACAGCTTTGCGTTGTGACCATCCACTGCGTTGCGACTCTGACTGCTGAATTACATGTGCAAGGGACACCTTGCTCCTGACAATGCTTTGATTCTGACTTTGTTGTTTTTCTGGAATTATCGCCATGGTTGATTTCTTTTGGTTATGCATTTGACCACCACCCTTGGTTTCCCTAGGAGAAGCAGCTACTTCAACAATTTCACTCGTCCCCATTTCACAGGTATCATGGGCCACGAGCTGGGCATCGGTGGTGACTGCATTTTCATCTCTAATATGGGATGAACCATCCTTTGAAGCTGGTATAATAATAGGCATCTGAGCCCATTctttactatttctttttgatTCGCATCTAATTTCAATTGTCAGGGGAGACCCTAGAACAATCTCAAATGCCTGCAAAATCTGCGTTCTGAACTTCTCAGCGGTAGATTTAGTCATATGCGAAGAGAACATCAACTGCGCGGTGGGAGCTGCAAAAGAAGGGAAACATGTCAAAGGATTACTAATGTGTTGATATTTGATTAGAATAGCTATGATCAATTCACTTTAAGCATATAAGTATCTCGTTACGGAAAAGTAGTGGCATCGGAGCAAATTGAGAGTTCTTAGCAAGTTTCTGAAAGATAGAATGTCATGTACTTAATTCAACTTTGTGTCCATGTCTAAGGATCCATAACCCAAACCACTGCTACCGGTATTGCATAGGAGACTGACATAAATCACGAAAGGATAAATGTGTGTATGCACTCGTTTATTAAGTAGAGTAAATTGTtgctatggtcccttaactttagctcaattggagcaatggtccctcaactaaaaattcattaccattggtccctcaactcatcaaaacatgcagctatggtccctcaactaaaaatccattacattggtccctcaactttaattcaactggagaaatggtcccttaactttaacccaattgtagcaatggtccttccaacataactctttttgacaaaaaatttgacgtaattgacgaaaatgaccataattatacactttgatgagttgagggaccctaattatataaatggttattccaacataacttattttgacaaaattttgacgaaattgatgaaaatgactatagctacacattttgataagttgagggaccaatggtaatgaatttttagttgagggaccattgctacaatttactctattaAGTATTAAATGGGCCATAAAGGTCATTTACAAAAGATAAGTTATTGCATACCTGCACCAAAACTGACTGAGGTCAGCTTCCCTTCTTGGTACAAAAATTCTTTAATTCGATTATACGGAATTTTCTCAAGCACCTCCAACCAAATTTCTTCAATTCCTTTATGGCTTTTGCCATGGATTTGCTTCCCCTTTACCCTGACCATTTCAGCAGAGCCTGTGGCCGTCTGTTGAGAAGCCATACCCGAAGCAGCATGACGTTTTCTATCTGAAATCATACCTTTCCCAGAACTTACAGAATTTCTAACGTTAATTGGCAGACCTTTCTCATAATTTGGCATCCCACCTTGTTCACTATCTTTCCTGACAGCACTCCTTCCGCCCACATTATTTAAGGCCAAGGGACTGTGATGGAAACTTGCGTTTCCAGAAGAACTAGGCAGCATATACTGTTGATCAGGAGCAAGTTGGAGTAGTGCAGCTGTTAGCCATGTTAACTTGTCATTTGACATCCTCAATTGTTTCTCAGCCTCAGATAAAGTTTTCAAAGCTTGacgcaatttctccatgtcttcCTTCGATACTGCAACCAGTTTATTCGTTTTTCAGTTGACTAAAAAAGAGTGTCACAAAAAAGGCAAGAATCAACAGgaattagccatttgatttcaAAGGGCAAGGGTTTTCAATGTCTATTTAAGGCGGTTTCCATAAGGGCATAACACATAACCAAAAGTAGTTCAAGCATGTTAAAATTACGGTGAAGACTGAACGAAGAAAAATGACTTGTATGAAATGCTCAGTTACAGATATTTGGAAACAGAATATGAACATCGTTGACATAATTTATTAATGAAAAAATGGATTACTCAATTAATCTAGTAAATTTTTCAACTCACATGGTTGGTTACGAAAGAACTTCCTTCTACGCCTTTCTTTTCTATAATCATAGCTGCCAGCAAGTATATCTGTAATTACCGTTGCTAGTTGTGACATCAAGCCTACTGGATCAACACCAGTTTCCATTATCATTCTCAAATTCTTCACAGTATTAACTGTGTCTGCCGATAATGCTAAATCTAGAAGATCTATCAATTTCTCATCAGAGATAAGCCCGACCTGCAAAACATAGTCAAAATCTTCAGGTAGTTCATCTAAAGTAACAAGAGCGAACGTAATTGTATTACGATATCATGCTGGTTTCAAAAGCATTCCTCTATCTTTATATGGAAATTGCatattacatgtaatgccatACATGAAGCAAAAATAGGAAGGAATACAAAAGGAATTTGTTACGAGAAACTGTGATAAGAAAACATTTAGGCAAAGAGGTGCAGAAAATGCAGCACCTTAATATTTATACCGCAAAGGGATACTTAAGCGGCACCGCTTGCATGCTAATAATCTAAAGGAAGAAAACTTAAAACATCCCATTTCAAGAAATGACAGAAAAATAAAGTGCTGGGAACAGTAATACAGAAAATAGGGATCTTCAACCAAGACGCAATTGCTCGAGCATTTTAATCAGTATTGAGGCATTACATATAAATACAAGTAAACCATAGCAATTCTGGAGGAACAGCGAAGAACTTACCAGTTCCTGAACAAGAGGAACGGAGATTCGCTGGCCAAGCAAACTCAGTTGCTCTAGAGTCATCTCAGCATCCCTCAATGAACCATCCGACCTTGACGAAATAAGTTTCAGTGCATCCTTATCAATTTCTAGATCTTCGTTGGTTGCAATCCATTGCAAACTGTAAATAACATCTGCATCCTTTAGCTTAGGGAAAAAGAACTTTTGACACCTGGATATGATTATGTGAGGCAAAACATCAAGACTTGAACAGACAAGGACAAAAACCACATGTCTGGGTGCTCGATCAATGGCCTTCAATATGGCACTCCAACACTCAGCAGACAACGTATCACAATCATCAAAGATGAACACTCTGTACTGTGATGGCAGCTGGGAAACAATCATATTGTCAAGTAGGTCCACAATGCTCTCGAAGTTGAAGTTACTAACAGGCCCAACTTCCTTTATATTTCTACTCTTGCCCATATCATGTGCGATGCAAGAATTGCAAAAGCCACAAGGCTTGGGATCATCCACAGAATGGCAATTTAGAGCTCTAGCAAATATGCGAGCACATGAGGTTTTCCCTGTGCCATGAGGACCATAGAACACGTATAGCAACCcaactttcttttttatgaCAGCATTTGAAAGAGCTTGTGCCACCAAATTCTGGCCCACAAGATCTCTAAAGGTTCTCGGCATGTACCTTTGTGTCAGATTTTGGTGCCTACGCCAGCGGTGCCCCCTCAATTTGCGGTGATCACCAGATCTAGCTTCAGAAGCATAGTCAGAACCGACATCATGCTTCAATAAATTATCAGCATAAATACCAAGTTCACCAGAATAGTCATGTACCCAACCAGCGTTGTCAGAGCTTGCCTGTGATCCAGATGCTTCAACTAGTAAAGGCAGTGCCTCAGATTCAGATTTAGTAGAAATGCTCGAGTTATCAGATGTCACGGGCATGTCAGAAATATCTCGACCATGGGCAGCCAGACCACCCTTCTTAAATCTTGAATCAGATAAACCACAAGAAAAGCTCCTTCCAGCATTGTCGAGGAATGTTTTACCCCTATGATGGATTCTCGACCAATTCCATGGAATCCCACACCCATTTCTAGGAGCCCTTGTGACATTTTGCTCACCATACTCATCTGCTCCCTGTTCCATGTGATACTTTCGGTGAGCTGACCCTTGAGCTAATGAATTAGAAGCCACAGATAAACCATTCTGAGCTCCAAAGTCTCTGGAAGCTAGAGAAGCACGACTTCTTCTTGCACCTCGGAATCTCCGCCTTTTTACCCTACTTAGTCCACTGCAATATCCCTGAACGCAGACCTCCGGTTCCTCAGCGATTCTTTCCTGTTGGGACCGTCTTCCAGGTAAGTGGATATTAGAGGACGTTACATCGTCACTATCCATCCTAACATCATTCAACTGCTCAGAGAGAGTCTTCATTCGAGCACCTTGAGTGAGCTTTCCCTTTTGTTTACTTTTTCTACTTTTGGATTCTGAATTTCCAGAAAGAGCGTCATGAGCCAAATCGTTATCATTCTGGTCTAGCGGAGGTTCCTCATTGCCACCCAAAATATTACTCCTATTACTCTTCTGACTAGATTCTTCTCTCCTAATTTTCCTACCATCCTTAACTCCACTCTTGCTGCCGTGTTCACTGATTCCGGCCACACCACCATTGCCATCATTAGCCTCGCGTGGAGCAACTTTTGGTGTCGCTAAACTTGCCAAAGTTGGAGAACCTGCCGATAACCTCCTGGCTTCCCTTCGATACTCACTTCCTACTGACCTCCTCCCCTCACGCACCAAGGCATCATTCTCACCTTTTCTGGAAAGCATGTCAAGAATGGAAGGCGAATGCCATGAGGGAGGACTGGCAGAAGGGTCCCTGAGGGATCGCGACCTCTGAAGGACGACAAGGTCCCTCATAAGTGACCTGTCAGCCAATATGGGGCTTC carries:
- the LOC103446511 gene encoding protein STICHEL-like 3 — its product is MTRAVRDRILKDANGDISDHLRNHIHLTNCIHLKNHMHKRSPILADRSLMRDLVVLQRSRSLRDPSASPPSWHSPSILDMLSRKGENDALVREGRRSVGSEYRREARRLSAGSPTLASLATPKVAPREANDGNGGVAGISEHGSKSGVKDGRKIRREESSQKSNRSNILGGNEEPPLDQNDNDLAHDALSGNSESKSRKSKQKGKLTQGARMKTLSEQLNDVRMDSDDVTSSNIHLPGRRSQQERIAEEPEVCVQGYCSGLSRVKRRRFRGARRSRASLASRDFGAQNGLSVASNSLAQGSAHRKYHMEQGADEYGEQNVTRAPRNGCGIPWNWSRIHHRGKTFLDNAGRSFSCGLSDSRFKKGGLAAHGRDISDMPVTSDNSSISTKSESEALPLLVEASGSQASSDNAGWVHDYSGELGIYADNLLKHDVGSDYASEARSGDHRKLRGHRWRRHQNLTQRYMPRTFRDLVGQNLVAQALSNAVIKKKVGLLYVFYGPHGTGKTSCARIFARALNCHSVDDPKPCGFCNSCIAHDMGKSRNIKEVGPVSNFNFESIVDLLDNMIVSQLPSQYRVFIFDDCDTLSAECWSAILKAIDRAPRHVVFVLVCSSLDVLPHIIISRCQKFFFPKLKDADVIYSLQWIATNEDLEIDKDALKLISSRSDGSLRDAEMTLEQLSLLGQRISVPLVQELVGLISDEKLIDLLDLALSADTVNTVKNLRMIMETGVDPVGLMSQLATVITDILAGSYDYRKERRRRKFFRNQPLSKEDMEKLRQALKTLSEAEKQLRMSNDKLTWLTAALLQLAPDQQYMLPSSSGNASFHHSPLALNNVGGRSAVRKDSEQGGMPNYEKGLPINVRNSVSSGKGMISDRKRHAASGMASQQTATGSAEMVRVKGKQIHGKSHKGIEEIWLEVLEKIPYNRIKEFLYQEGKLTSVSFGAAPTAQLMFSSHMTKSTAEKFRTQILQAFEIVLGSPLTIEIRCESKRNSKEWAQMPIIIPASKDGSSHIRDENAVTTDAQLVAHDTCEMGTSEIVEVAASPRETKGGGQMHNQKKSTMAIIPEKQQSQNQSIVRSKVSLAHVIQQSESQRSGWSQRKAVSIAEKLEQDNLRLESRSRSLLCWKASRVTRRRLSRLKIRARRPHSLLKLVSCGKCLSSRSPRVA